The proteins below come from a single Dermatophilaceae bacterium Soc4.6 genomic window:
- a CDS encoding ABC transporter ATP-binding protein, which produces MSAMTTTAPDVTDIVFDVRNVTLRFGGVTSINDVSLQMLRGEILAVIGPNGAGKTSLFNSLTGVYTPQEGTITLAGRAGDAPQSVLGKKTHVINHMGVARTFQNIRLFPALTAMENVKIGIETRQKSGPISCMLGLPGQRREERASTARAYELLQLVGLVHRANDLAGSMPYGEQRRLEIARALGTDPGVILLDEPAAGTNPAEKRDLADLIRLINRDLGVGVLLIEHDMKLVMSVADRLVVLNFGSKIAEGKPEEIQRNPAVIAAYLGSADESEAAEEVAHQPTLHRLPDETAGTHAVGEHRPPAPADNSTTTEES; this is translated from the coding sequence ATGAGCGCCATGACCACGACCGCCCCCGACGTCACCGACATCGTCTTCGACGTCCGCAACGTCACCCTGCGCTTCGGAGGGGTGACCTCGATCAACGACGTCTCCCTGCAGATGTTGCGTGGTGAGATCCTCGCGGTGATCGGGCCGAACGGCGCCGGGAAGACCTCGCTGTTCAACTCGCTGACCGGTGTCTACACCCCGCAGGAAGGCACCATCACCCTGGCTGGTCGCGCCGGCGACGCGCCGCAGTCGGTGCTGGGCAAGAAGACCCACGTCATCAACCACATGGGGGTGGCCCGGACCTTCCAGAACATCCGGCTCTTCCCAGCGCTCACCGCCATGGAGAACGTCAAGATCGGGATCGAGACCCGCCAGAAGTCGGGGCCGATCTCGTGCATGCTCGGCCTGCCCGGTCAGCGCCGGGAGGAGCGGGCCAGCACGGCCAGAGCCTACGAGCTCCTCCAGCTCGTAGGCCTGGTCCACCGGGCCAACGACCTCGCCGGCTCGATGCCGTACGGCGAGCAGCGACGCCTCGAGATCGCTCGAGCCCTCGGCACCGACCCCGGCGTCATCCTGCTCGACGAGCCGGCGGCCGGCACCAACCCCGCCGAGAAGCGCGACCTGGCCGACCTGATCCGGCTGATCAACCGCGACCTCGGGGTCGGGGTCCTGCTCATCGAGCACGACATGAAGCTGGTGATGAGCGTGGCCGACCGCCTCGTGGTGCTCAACTTCGGCTCCAAGATCGCCGAGGGCAAGCCCGAGGAGATCCAGAGGAACCCGGCTGTCATCGCGGCGTACCTGGGATCGGCGGACGAGAGCGAGGCCGCCGAGGAGGTGGCCCACCAGCCCACCCTGCACCGGCTCCCCGACGAGACCGCCGGCACGCACGCCGTCGGTGAGCACCGGCCACCCGCGCCGGCAGACAACTCCACCACGACCGAGGAGTCCTGA
- a CDS encoding ABC transporter ATP-binding protein, whose amino-acid sequence MLEVDDIEVRYGAIRALKGVSFTVEEGEVVALLGANGAGKTTTQKTVSGMLRPALGEIRFDGQRIDGLPAHELINLGICHVPEGRRVFPRMSVAENLEMGAFRFKKPDQAELERVFTLFPRLKERIKQSAGTLSGGEQQMLAIGRAMMGKPRLLLLDEPSMGLAPLIIQQIFAIVKEVNSAGMTVLIVEQNASQALGLADRGYVLETGEIVLSGTGKDLLADDRIRAAYLGEEIAS is encoded by the coding sequence CTGCTCGAGGTTGACGACATCGAGGTGCGCTACGGCGCCATCCGCGCCCTCAAGGGGGTGTCCTTCACCGTCGAGGAGGGAGAGGTCGTGGCCCTGCTCGGCGCCAATGGCGCCGGCAAGACGACGACCCAGAAGACGGTGTCGGGCATGCTCCGTCCGGCGCTGGGTGAGATCCGCTTCGACGGCCAGCGGATCGACGGGCTCCCCGCCCACGAGCTGATCAACCTGGGCATCTGCCACGTGCCCGAGGGTCGACGGGTCTTCCCCCGGATGAGCGTCGCGGAGAATCTCGAGATGGGCGCCTTCCGCTTCAAGAAGCCCGACCAGGCGGAGCTGGAGCGGGTCTTCACGCTCTTCCCACGCCTGAAGGAGCGGATCAAGCAGAGTGCCGGCACCCTGTCGGGCGGGGAGCAGCAGATGCTCGCCATCGGCCGCGCCATGATGGGCAAGCCCCGGCTGCTGCTGCTCGACGAGCCCTCGATGGGGCTGGCTCCGCTGATCATCCAGCAGATCTTCGCGATCGTCAAAGAGGTCAACAGCGCCGGCATGACGGTGCTCATCGTCGAGCAGAACGCCTCCCAGGCCCTCGGCCTGGCTGACCGTGGCTATGTTCTCGAGACCGGTGAGATCGTGCTCTCCGGCACCGGCAAGGACCTCCTGGCCGACGACCGGATCCGCGCGGCCTACCTGGGCGAGGAGATCGCCTCCTGA
- a CDS encoding putative quinol monooxygenase yields the protein MAGLHVVALISAKPGSETVVHEALTELAEATRQEAGCRAYDLFESAATPGTFVTVEEWADQAALDGHMASPHIAKALGAVGDALAAPPAIHPLTPA from the coding sequence ATGGCCGGTCTGCACGTCGTCGCCCTCATCAGCGCCAAGCCCGGATCGGAGACGGTCGTCCACGAGGCGCTCACCGAGCTGGCGGAGGCGACCCGGCAGGAAGCCGGGTGCCGCGCCTATGACCTCTTCGAGTCGGCGGCGACGCCCGGCACGTTCGTGACGGTGGAGGAGTGGGCCGACCAGGCCGCGCTCGACGGCCACATGGCCTCCCCGCACATCGCGAAGGCTCTGGGCGCCGTCGGGGACGCTCTCGCGGCGCCGCCGGCCATCCACCCCCTCACGCCGGCCTGA
- the uvrA gene encoding excinuclease ABC subunit UvrA has product MIAASTHALVPGAPRRAHDTLIVRGAREHNLKDISVELPRDALIAFTGLSGSGKSSLAFDTIFAEGQRRYVESLSSYARQFLGQMDKPDVDFIEGLSPAVSIDQKSTNRNPRSTVGTITEVYDYLRLLFARAGRPHCPVCGEAITRQSPQQIVDQLLELPDRTRFQVLAPVVQARKGEFVDLFAELQTKGFSRARVDGEVVSLSEPPKLEKQYKHTIEVVVDRLVAKGDDTGAKRRLTDSVETALRLAAGVLLVEFVDVDESDPDAVRERRFSEKMACPNNHAIAIDEIEPRSFSFNSPFGACPTCTGIGTELEVDPELLVPDPDLSVAQGAIAPWAQGSGSAEYFQNVMHALAKDLKFSVDAPWASLPARAKEALLHGQNYKVHVQYRNRYGRDRSYTTGFEGVVPFVKRRHAETDSEWSRERYEGYMRQVPCPVCKGARLKPEILAVHVGGRSISEICALAINEAADFLREVDFTTRERQIAARVIKEIEARLGFLLDVGLDYLSLDRPAGTLSGGEAQRIRLATQIGSGLVGVLYVLDEPSIGLHQRDNHRLIETLTRLRDLGNTLIVVEHDEDTIAMADWVVDIGPGAGEHGGEVVHCGTVQGLLDHPTSLTGQYLSGRREIHVPDVRRPLDGREVSVIGARENNLHDVDVSFPLGVLVAVTGVSGSGKSTLVNDILYTVLANKLNGARQVPGRHKTVTGLEHLDKVVHVDQGPIGRTPRSNAATYTGVFDNMRKLFAETQEAKVRGYLPGRFSFNVKGGRCDNCSGDGTIKIEMNFLPDVYVPCEVCHGARYNRETLEVHFKGRTIADVLDMPIEEAADFFAAVPSIARHLKTLNDVGLGYVRLGQPAPTLSGGEAQRVKLATELQKRSTGRTVYVLDEPTTGLHFEDIRKLLEVLQGLVDKGNTVIVIEHNLDVIKSADWLVDLGPEGGKRGGRVIAEGTPEEVALVEESFTGQFLRPLLEKAASGRPSPRPSQSRVRPVAASASTRLQAAGRATTKTTKKATSKPAATSVTAKKGTTKATGSTASTKAPRRAVAR; this is encoded by the coding sequence GTGATCGCTGCGTCGACCCACGCACTGGTGCCGGGCGCACCCCGCCGGGCTCACGACACCCTGATCGTGCGTGGCGCGCGAGAGCACAACCTCAAGGACATCTCGGTCGAGCTCCCCCGCGACGCCCTCATCGCCTTCACCGGCCTCTCGGGGTCGGGCAAGTCGTCCCTCGCGTTCGACACCATCTTCGCCGAGGGCCAGCGTCGCTACGTCGAGTCGCTCAGCTCCTACGCCCGCCAGTTCCTCGGGCAGATGGACAAGCCCGACGTCGACTTCATCGAGGGGCTCTCGCCAGCGGTCTCGATCGACCAGAAGTCGACCAACCGCAACCCGCGCTCCACGGTCGGCACCATCACCGAGGTCTACGACTACCTGCGGCTGCTGTTCGCCCGCGCCGGTCGGCCGCACTGCCCCGTGTGCGGCGAGGCGATCACGAGGCAGAGCCCCCAGCAGATCGTCGACCAGCTGCTCGAGCTGCCCGACCGCACGAGGTTCCAGGTGCTGGCCCCGGTGGTGCAGGCGCGCAAGGGCGAGTTCGTCGACCTCTTCGCCGAGCTGCAGACCAAGGGGTTCTCGAGGGCCCGCGTCGACGGCGAGGTCGTCTCCCTGTCCGAGCCGCCGAAGCTCGAGAAGCAGTACAAGCACACGATCGAGGTGGTCGTCGACCGGCTGGTCGCCAAGGGTGACGACACCGGAGCCAAGCGGCGACTCACCGACTCGGTCGAGACCGCCCTGCGGCTGGCGGCCGGGGTGCTGCTCGTCGAGTTCGTCGACGTCGACGAGAGCGACCCCGACGCCGTCCGCGAGCGCCGCTTCTCGGAGAAGATGGCCTGCCCCAACAACCACGCGATCGCGATCGACGAGATCGAGCCACGGTCGTTCTCGTTCAACAGCCCGTTCGGGGCCTGCCCGACCTGCACCGGCATCGGCACCGAGCTCGAGGTCGACCCCGAGCTGCTCGTGCCCGACCCCGACCTCTCCGTGGCCCAGGGGGCCATCGCCCCGTGGGCGCAGGGCAGCGGCTCGGCCGAGTACTTCCAGAACGTCATGCACGCGCTCGCGAAGGACCTCAAGTTCTCGGTCGACGCGCCGTGGGCCTCGCTGCCGGCGCGGGCCAAGGAGGCCCTCCTGCACGGCCAGAACTACAAGGTCCACGTGCAGTACCGCAACCGCTACGGGCGCGACCGGTCCTACACCACCGGCTTCGAGGGTGTCGTCCCCTTCGTCAAGCGACGCCACGCCGAGACCGACTCCGAGTGGAGTCGTGAGCGCTACGAGGGCTACATGCGCCAGGTACCGTGCCCCGTCTGCAAGGGTGCGCGGCTCAAGCCCGAGATCCTGGCGGTGCACGTCGGGGGCCGCAGCATCTCCGAGATCTGTGCGCTGGCCATCAACGAGGCCGCCGACTTCCTGCGCGAGGTCGACTTCACGACGCGCGAGCGGCAGATCGCGGCCCGCGTGATCAAGGAGATCGAGGCCCGGCTGGGCTTCCTGCTTGATGTGGGGCTCGACTACCTCTCGCTCGACCGCCCGGCCGGCACCCTCTCCGGCGGGGAGGCCCAGCGCATCCGGCTGGCCACCCAGATCGGCTCGGGGCTGGTCGGTGTGCTCTACGTGCTCGACGAGCCGAGCATCGGGCTGCACCAGCGTGACAACCACCGCCTCATCGAGACGCTCACCCGCCTGCGCGACCTCGGCAACACGCTGATCGTCGTCGAGCACGACGAGGACACCATCGCCATGGCCGACTGGGTCGTCGACATCGGTCCGGGCGCGGGGGAGCACGGGGGAGAGGTCGTGCACTGCGGCACGGTGCAGGGTCTGCTCGACCACCCGACCTCACTGACCGGGCAGTACCTCTCCGGCCGGCGCGAGATCCACGTGCCCGATGTGCGGCGTCCTCTTGACGGCCGCGAGGTGTCGGTCATCGGTGCTCGGGAGAACAACCTGCACGACGTCGACGTCTCCTTCCCCCTCGGCGTCCTGGTGGCGGTGACCGGGGTGTCGGGCTCGGGCAAGTCGACCCTGGTCAACGACATCCTCTACACCGTGCTCGCCAACAAGCTCAACGGCGCCCGTCAGGTGCCCGGCCGGCACAAGACGGTCACTGGCCTCGAGCACCTCGACAAGGTCGTGCACGTCGACCAGGGCCCGATCGGCCGCACCCCGCGCTCCAACGCGGCGACCTACACCGGCGTCTTCGACAACATGCGCAAGCTCTTCGCCGAGACGCAGGAGGCAAAGGTCCGCGGATACCTGCCGGGCCGGTTCTCCTTCAACGTCAAGGGCGGCCGCTGCGACAACTGCTCGGGCGACGGCACCATCAAGATCGAGATGAACTTCCTGCCCGACGTCTACGTGCCGTGCGAGGTGTGCCACGGGGCGCGCTACAACCGCGAGACCCTCGAGGTGCACTTCAAGGGGCGCACGATCGCCGACGTGCTCGACATGCCGATCGAGGAGGCAGCCGACTTCTTCGCCGCGGTCCCCTCGATCGCCCGGCACCTCAAGACGCTCAACGACGTCGGGCTGGGATACGTGCGGCTCGGCCAGCCCGCACCGACCCTCTCGGGCGGTGAGGCCCAGCGGGTCAAGCTGGCCACCGAGCTGCAGAAGCGCTCGACCGGACGCACCGTCTACGTCCTCGACGAGCCCACGACGGGCCTGCACTTCGAAGACATCCGCAAGCTGCTCGAGGTGCTGCAGGGCCTGGTCGACAAGGGCAACACGGTGATCGTGATCGAGCACAACCTCGACGTGATCAAGAGCGCCGACTGGCTGGTCGACCTCGGACCCGAGGGCGGCAAGCGTGGTGGTCGGGTCATCGCCGAGGGCACGCCCGAGGAGGTCGCCCTGGTCGAGGAGTCCTTCACCGGCCAGTTCCTGCGTCCGCTGCTGGAGAAGGCCGCCTCTGGCCGTCCCTCCCCGCGACCCAGCCAGTCACGGGTGCGTCCGGTGGCCGCCTCGGCCTCGACGCGACTTCAGGCGGCGGGCAGGGCCACCACCAAGACGACCAAGAAGGCCACCTCGAAGCCGGCGGCGACATCCGTCACCGCGAAGAAGGGGACCACGAAGGCCACTGGTTCGACGGCGTCCACGAAGGCCCCGCGCCGGGCCGTGGCCCGCTAG
- a CDS encoding MBL fold metallo-hydrolase has product MAPTTREPDPQVAAPYDGDVTPGGPVQVRELPGLTIRKLAVSAMSNNVYLLTDTATGEQLLIDAADDPEQVLQLVASGTGRLDWVVTTHQHWDHHRALAAVVEATGARTAAGADDADALPVRPDRRLAQGDTLQVGDVSLEVVHLRGHTPGSIALAYEDGDGRTHLFTGDSLFPGGVGNTTNEGQSFDDLIADVTERVFDEYDDDTWVYPGHGGDTVLGRERPHLSQWRERGW; this is encoded by the coding sequence ATGGCTCCGACGACCCGCGAACCCGACCCCCAGGTGGCCGCCCCCTACGACGGTGACGTGACACCGGGAGGCCCGGTCCAGGTGCGCGAGCTCCCCGGTCTGACCATCCGCAAGCTCGCCGTCTCCGCGATGAGCAACAACGTCTACCTCCTGACGGATACCGCCACCGGCGAACAGCTGCTCATCGACGCCGCCGACGATCCGGAGCAGGTGCTGCAGCTGGTCGCCTCCGGCACCGGCCGTCTCGACTGGGTCGTCACCACCCACCAGCACTGGGACCACCACCGCGCCCTCGCCGCGGTCGTCGAGGCCACGGGCGCCCGCACGGCCGCCGGAGCCGACGACGCCGACGCCCTGCCGGTGCGGCCGGACCGGCGCCTCGCCCAGGGCGACACGCTGCAGGTCGGCGACGTGAGCCTCGAGGTCGTGCACCTGCGCGGGCACACCCCCGGGTCGATCGCCCTCGCCTACGAGGACGGCGACGGTCGCACGCACCTCTTCACCGGGGACTCGCTCTTCCCCGGAGGGGTCGGCAACACCACGAACGAGGGTCAGAGCTTCGACGACCTCATCGCCGACGTCACCGAGCGGGTCTTCGACGAGTACGACGACGACACGTGGGTCTACCCCGGCCACGGGGGCGACACCGTGCTCGGCCGGGAGCGCCCCCACCTGTCGCAGTGGCGCGAACGCGGCTGGTGA
- a CDS encoding transglutaminase family protein: protein MSARLVVSHRTGYIYGKGALTSFNEARLTPPTTSEQTVFFSRVEVTPQPWTFDYVDYWGTHVTGFEVSERHDRLVVTASSTVDVHRPARQGLGLDWDGLAAECVGVEACEFLEVSDRVRPPDDLRERVVALRTDAIGPAELVALVTTLVHDEVAYVPGSTSVSSHAVDAWQARQGVCQDLAHLTIGALRSVGIPARYVSGYVLPDESAPVGMPVDGESHAWVEWWDGAWLAVDPTNMVTPGDLHVEVAHGRDYADVPPLSGVYTGGTDTDMFVEVTITRLS, encoded by the coding sequence ATGAGCGCCCGACTGGTCGTCTCGCACCGCACCGGATACATCTACGGCAAGGGGGCGCTGACGTCCTTCAACGAGGCCCGTCTGACCCCTCCGACCACGTCTGAGCAGACCGTGTTCTTCTCACGGGTCGAGGTGACCCCGCAGCCGTGGACCTTCGACTACGTCGACTACTGGGGCACGCACGTGACCGGCTTCGAGGTGAGTGAGCGCCACGACCGGCTGGTGGTGACCGCGTCGAGCACCGTCGACGTCCACCGTCCTGCGCGTCAGGGCCTGGGGCTCGACTGGGACGGCCTGGCTGCCGAGTGCGTCGGGGTCGAGGCGTGCGAGTTCCTCGAGGTGTCGGACCGGGTGCGACCGCCGGACGACCTCCGCGAGCGGGTCGTCGCCCTGCGGACCGACGCGATCGGTCCCGCCGAGCTCGTGGCCCTGGTGACCACCCTGGTCCACGACGAGGTCGCCTACGTGCCGGGCTCCACCAGCGTGTCCAGCCACGCGGTCGACGCCTGGCAGGCCCGGCAGGGCGTCTGCCAGGACCTCGCCCACCTGACCATCGGTGCCCTGCGCTCGGTGGGCATCCCCGCGAGGTACGTCTCGGGCTACGTCCTCCCGGACGAGTCGGCCCCGGTCGGTATGCCGGTCGACGGGGAGTCGCACGCCTGGGTGGAGTGGTGGGACGGAGCCTGGCTGGCCGTCGACCCGACCAACATGGTCACTCCCGGCGACCTGCACGTCGAGGTCGCCCACGGGCGTGACTACGCCGACGTGCCGCCCTTGTCCGGGGTCTACACCGGTGGCACCGACACCGACATGTTCGTCGAGGTCACGATCACCCGGCTCAGCTGA
- a CDS encoding alpha-E domain-containing protein: MLSRIAESFFWIGRYLERADATARILDGHMATLVEDPTVDEAAACRTVLQVMGVEPDEGTHYDNDLVLRLLGHEPDEPSSMVYALGCARESARRARETVSAEVWEAINTTWHAVSHGQLETMRPHLASRLVVERVAMISGMVDGTMNHDESWQFLTLGRHIERVDMTARLLSNASLSAGASTAWSSTLRACGALEAFTRTYRGRLGQREAAEFLLLDRLFPRSVIHSLGRAEDCIHHLDAGRRSGQHGESAQLLGRARAELEYRPLSDILSDLAGEMERIQQRMTRASEAIASRYFPTPIAHSWQAGEA, translated from the coding sequence ATGCTCAGCCGCATCGCGGAGTCGTTCTTCTGGATCGGCCGGTACCTCGAGCGGGCCGACGCGACCGCCCGCATCCTCGACGGGCACATGGCCACGCTCGTCGAGGACCCCACGGTCGACGAGGCTGCCGCCTGCCGCACCGTCCTGCAGGTGATGGGGGTCGAGCCCGACGAGGGCACCCACTACGACAACGACCTGGTGCTGCGGCTGCTCGGTCACGAGCCCGACGAACCCAGCTCGATGGTGTATGCCCTCGGCTGCGCCCGCGAGTCCGCCCGGCGGGCCCGGGAGACGGTCTCGGCGGAGGTCTGGGAGGCGATCAACACCACCTGGCACGCGGTCTCGCACGGTCAGCTCGAGACCATGAGGCCCCACCTCGCCTCGCGGCTCGTCGTCGAGCGGGTGGCGATGATCTCGGGGATGGTCGACGGCACGATGAACCACGACGAGAGCTGGCAGTTCCTCACGCTCGGTCGGCACATCGAGCGGGTGGACATGACGGCCCGGCTGCTGTCGAACGCGTCGCTCTCCGCCGGCGCGAGCACCGCCTGGTCCTCGACCCTGCGCGCCTGCGGCGCGCTCGAGGCCTTCACCCGCACCTACCGGGGTCGCCTCGGTCAGCGGGAGGCGGCCGAGTTCCTGCTGCTCGACCGGCTCTTCCCCCGATCGGTCATCCACTCCCTCGGGCGGGCCGAGGACTGCATCCACCACCTCGACGCCGGCCGCCGCTCGGGGCAGCACGGCGAGTCGGCGCAGCTGCTGGGTCGGGCCCGCGCCGAGCTCGAGTACCGTCCGCTCAGTGACATCCTCAGCGACCTCGCCGGCGAGATGGAACGCATCCAGCAGCGGATGACGCGGGCGAGCGAGGCCATCGCGTCGCGCTACTTCCCCACCCCCATCGCCCACAGCTGGCAGGCAGGAGAGGCATGA
- a CDS encoding circularly permuted type 2 ATP-grasp protein, whose amino-acid sequence MFGAEGMRAGYRQLGDKAVQIGTEELLVRAESLKSSYLAQGVTFDFGGVEQPFPLDIMPRLIEPDVWAPVERGVAQRVRALEAFLDDVYGKGELFRDGVIPRHVVLSSPHYHRVVHGLKPAGGVRVHVSGIDLIRDNEGVFRVLEDNVRVPSGVSYVMTNRRAMATALPEVFHDHRIRPVSRYPRQLLAALRATAPPGVADPTVVVLTPGVYNSAYFEHALLARLMGVELVEGRDLVCKGGRVLMRTTNGLEPVHVIYRRVDDEFLDPVHFRSDSMLGVAGLINALRVGNVTVANAIGNGVADDKLVYTYVPDLIRYYLHEEPIVPNVDTWRLEDPAHRAEVMDRLGELVLKPVDGSGGKGIVIGPRATTAELDVLREQVLANPRGWIAQPVVQLSTHPTLIDGAMRPRHVDLRPFAVNDGQQVWVLPGGLTRVALPEGELIVNSSRGGGSKDTWVLSRSALPGATGPLVQEPATGRLDLSDIAAASTTSPGTGWPEQKQTQQQRVDPLDPLAPLALLDPLAPHDGPDGGQH is encoded by the coding sequence ATGTTCGGGGCGGAGGGGATGCGGGCGGGGTACCGGCAGCTGGGCGACAAGGCGGTGCAGATCGGTACCGAGGAGCTGTTGGTCCGCGCCGAGTCCCTCAAGAGCTCCTACCTGGCGCAGGGCGTGACCTTCGACTTCGGTGGGGTCGAGCAGCCCTTCCCGCTCGACATCATGCCGCGCCTGATCGAGCCCGACGTGTGGGCGCCGGTCGAGAGGGGCGTCGCCCAGCGGGTCCGCGCGCTCGAGGCCTTCCTCGACGACGTCTACGGCAAGGGCGAGCTCTTCCGCGACGGGGTCATCCCACGCCACGTCGTGCTCAGCTCGCCGCACTACCACCGGGTGGTACACGGTCTGAAACCGGCTGGGGGCGTGCGGGTGCACGTGTCCGGCATCGACCTGATCCGCGACAACGAGGGCGTCTTCCGCGTCCTCGAGGACAACGTGCGGGTGCCCTCCGGGGTGTCGTACGTGATGACCAACCGTCGGGCCATGGCGACGGCCCTGCCCGAGGTCTTCCACGACCACCGCATCCGGCCGGTGTCCCGCTACCCCCGTCAGCTGCTGGCCGCGCTGCGGGCGACGGCCCCTCCGGGCGTCGCCGACCCCACCGTGGTCGTCCTGACGCCGGGCGTGTACAACTCGGCCTACTTCGAGCACGCCCTGCTCGCCCGCCTGATGGGGGTCGAGCTGGTCGAGGGTCGCGACCTGGTCTGCAAGGGCGGACGGGTGCTGATGCGCACCACCAACGGACTCGAGCCCGTGCACGTGATCTACCGGCGGGTCGACGACGAGTTCCTCGACCCGGTGCACTTCCGGTCCGACTCGATGCTCGGCGTCGCCGGGCTCATCAACGCGCTGCGCGTCGGCAACGTCACCGTCGCCAACGCCATCGGCAACGGTGTCGCCGACGACAAGCTCGTCTACACCTACGTGCCCGACCTGATCCGCTACTACCTGCACGAGGAGCCGATCGTCCCGAACGTCGACACCTGGCGCCTCGAGGACCCGGCCCACCGGGCCGAGGTGATGGACCGGCTCGGCGAGCTCGTCCTCAAGCCGGTGGACGGCTCGGGGGGCAAGGGCATCGTCATCGGGCCGAGGGCGACGACCGCCGAGCTCGACGTGCTGCGCGAGCAGGTGCTCGCCAACCCCCGCGGGTGGATCGCCCAGCCGGTGGTGCAGCTGTCGACGCACCCCACCCTCATCGACGGCGCGATGCGCCCCCGGCACGTCGACCTGCGGCCCTTCGCGGTCAACGACGGCCAGCAGGTGTGGGTCCTGCCCGGTGGGCTGACCCGTGTGGCCCTCCCGGAGGGCGAGCTCATCGTCAACAGCAGCCGTGGCGGGGGCTCCAAGGACACCTGGGTGCTGTCGCGCTCGGCGTTGCCCGGCGCGACGGGCCCGCTGGTCCAGGAGCCGGCGACCGGCCGGCTCGACCTGAGCGACATCGCCGCGGCGTCGACGACCTCGCCGGGCACCGGCTGGCCGGAGCAGAAGCAGACGCAACAGCAGCGGGTGGACCCGCTGGATCCACTGGCGCCACTGGCGCTACTGGACCCCCTCGCCCCGCACGACGGTCCCGATGGAGGGCAGCACTGA